The following proteins come from a genomic window of Trinickia caryophylli:
- a CDS encoding secondary thiamine-phosphate synthase enzyme YjbQ translates to MRQVLHHLNIRSPGQGLIEFTEEVRRFVESERIATGLLTLFCRHTSASLLIQENADPSVQRDIERYVADLAPEDERRYEHDAEGPDDMPAHLRTALTQVHLAVPVEHGRLVLGTWQGIYLFEHRRRAHTREVVLHLFGE, encoded by the coding sequence ATGCGACAGGTGCTGCATCATCTGAACATCCGGTCCCCCGGGCAGGGCCTCATCGAATTCACCGAGGAGGTCCGGCGTTTTGTCGAAAGCGAGCGGATCGCCACGGGGCTGCTCACGCTTTTCTGCCGGCATACGTCGGCATCGCTGCTGATCCAGGAAAATGCGGACCCCTCCGTGCAACGCGATATCGAACGCTACGTCGCCGACCTCGCGCCTGAGGACGAGCGGCGCTACGAACACGATGCGGAAGGCCCGGACGACATGCCTGCACACCTGCGCACGGCGCTCACGCAGGTTCACCTCGCCGTGCCGGTCGAGCACGGCCGGCTCGTACTCGGAACATGGCAGGGGATTTATCTCTTCGAGCATCGTCGGCGCGCGCATACACGGGAGGTCGTGCTGCATCTCTTCGGCGAGTAG
- a CDS encoding PRC-barrel domain-containing protein: MKAPKWTWTIVAAAALGLASASASAQVAGTQVLGVSVEQANLVVNGWSAKKGLLGKPIYNDHGQKVGVLHDIIITPDDAVSFAIVAAHQFLGVSEHDVAVPFTQIDIADGKLVWAGATRDAVKQMPVFQYSKVRTAPMPRSLFTHH; this comes from the coding sequence ATGAAAGCACCGAAATGGACATGGACCATCGTCGCCGCAGCCGCTCTGGGGCTTGCGTCGGCGAGCGCGTCGGCTCAGGTTGCCGGGACCCAGGTGCTCGGCGTGAGCGTCGAGCAGGCGAACCTCGTCGTAAACGGTTGGAGCGCGAAGAAGGGCCTGCTCGGCAAGCCGATCTACAACGATCACGGCCAGAAGGTCGGCGTGCTGCACGACATCATCATCACCCCCGACGATGCGGTTTCGTTCGCCATCGTCGCGGCTCATCAGTTCCTCGGCGTCTCGGAGCACGACGTTGCGGTGCCGTTCACGCAGATCGACATCGCGGACGGCAAGCTCGTCTGGGCCGGCGCAACGCGCGACGCGGTCAAGCAGATGCCCGTGTTCCAGTATTCGAAGGTGCGAACGGCTCCGATGCCGCGTAGTCTCTTCACCCATCATTGA